Below is a genomic region from Castanea sativa cultivar Marrone di Chiusa Pesio chromosome 2, ASM4071231v1.
ATGAGACACTTGCCACGCGACTACAATGGCATTCCATCGCGGTAACGCTCTATTCCCCTTGACTGTGTACATTGTACTGAGTGgtcttctccttttcttttttaatttcaccaTTTGGCTACTATCTTATCTCCAGGCCGCGCAGATGACCAACATTGTGACCGAGCGGTTGAAGGATGCGGCCGAGGCCTTGGAGGGGGAAAAGGCGCTAAAGGTCGTTGCTGAGGCCATGGCCAGGGAAAAAAGGGAGGCTACCGCGGCATCGGAGAGGAAAGCAATCGATGCCGAGAATGCCCGGCAGGCCACCAAGGGAAAGCTGACCTTCTTGGAGGCGAAGCTAGGGGAGACTGAGCTCAAGTTAGCGACGGTGGATAGCTTGAGTCTAGCCCAAGCTAATGAAATCACCGGCTTGAAGGAGTCCCTCGAAGCCTATGAGGAAAAGTGGTACAATGTCGGCTTCTCGGATGCTGAAAACTCCGCGGAGCCGATCATTCACCAAGCTCGGCACCATGGCTTCGGGGAGGGATGGTTAGCTGCCCTTCAGGCGATAGGAGTGGCCGCGGACTCTCCGCTGTGGAACCCCGAGCAGATCCTTTACCCGGCCCCTCCTTCCCCTATCGTTCAGAGTCGGACCGAGGCTTCAGACGAGGAGGAGACTCCGAGTATGATCGACCCCGTGCGGGATATTGATGCTCACATGAAGGCAACTGACCCGGAGGTTACAAGCAACGTCCGTGTTGGGGTTGAAGCTGCACCAGACCAAGTCCCATCGACAATCCAAACAACCGTGAGCGAAACTGAGCAGCCTGTCCCTTCGCCCACACCAACTGACCCTGTCGTTTGACGACCTAGCCTTTCTtttgtctcttttcttttcttttcttttattttttctttttttttttactgttattatttttccttttggacGTTTAATGAGCCTAAATCACCGGGCTGTGGCGATGGAACGATTTCCCGGTCTTCCGGACAGTTATAATTAATGTCGTTTACATATTGTTGTTTTAATTAGTGCCGTTTAAATGTCGTTTGTGCTTCCCTGTCGCTTGCTTGGTAACTGCCGATCCTGTACATGATTACTTTCTTAATGTTAACGTTGTTGGTAAatgccatcataccttactttctcgCTTTTGGGGGCCGGGAGTAGCCCCTTTGAATTCAAGCCGTAGCGGCTTATATTACAGGACGCTCAGTGTCCCTGGCCATGCCCAGAACGGGTCCTTGTACCTAGGTGAGaatagcgtaaggttttcacctgctcagTGATAGGAATCGGACCGAGGGCGggcttctgtccttagataaaatagcctaaggttttcaccttctcggtgataggaatcgaaccgagggcaggtttctgtccttagataaaatagcctaaggttttcaccttctcggtgataggaatTGAACCGAGggtaggtttctgtccttagataaaaatagcgtAAGGTTTCCACCTTCTCGGTGTTAGGGATCGAActgagggcaggtttctgtccttagataaaatagcctaaggttttcaccttctTGGTGATAGGAATTGAACCGAGggtaggtttctgtccttagataaaaatagcgtAAGGTTTCCACCTTCTCGGTGTTAGGGATCGAActgagggcaggtttctgtccttagataaaatagcctaaggttttcaccttctcggtgataggaatcgaaccgagggtaggtttctgtccttagataaaatagcctaaggttttcaccttctcggtgataggaatcgaaccgagggcagatttttgtccttagataaaaatagcctaaggttttcaccttctcgatgataggaatcgaaccgagggcaggtttttgtccttagataaaatagcctaaggttttcaccttctcggtgataggaatcgaaccgatggcaggtttctgtccttaccGTGAATGAGTTGCCTTTACCCTCGCGATTCTCATCATAATTCTTGCCTGGCGATAATAACTTGAAATAAGAAACTTGAAATAAGAAAATGGGGAATCTAGCTGAATAAATGCCTTCGTATTAAACATGCAGTGATGTAAGATTACATAAAGTTTATATCTTTAGAGGGTGTCTGGtcactaataaaattttttcaaattgcaAACATTTCATGGCCGGTGGAGCGgtttttcctccaaatcctcCAGGTAGTATGCCCCTGCTTCGGCAATAGCAGTCACATGGTAGGGCCCCTCCCAGGTCGGAGCTAGCTTTCCCGCGTTCGTCTCTCGCATATTCCCCACTACCTTTCGGAGTACCAGATCTTCTACGGCGAACTCCCTCCTTTTGACAGTTCTATTGTACCTCCGAGCAAGCTTCTATTGATACTCTGCCAGCTGAATGGTGGCCACATCTCGGCGTTCCTCCAGCAAGTTCAGCTCCTTGGCCATCAACTTCTCGTTCTCGTTAGAAGCGAATCCCGCAACTCGAGCGCTACACAGGTTTACTTAAGAATGGATGACTGCCTCCGCCCCATAAGTCAGaaagaatggcgtttctcccgtggatctCCTCGAAGTGGTTTGGTATGCCCATAGGACGCTTGGCAACTCCTCAGCCCATCTAGCCTTGGTGCCCTCCAGTCTTTTCTTCAAACCGCTCACGATAGCCTTATTTGTCGCTTCTACCTGGCCGTTACTCTATGGGTAGGCTGGTGTGGAGTATCGGTTCTGGATACCGAGGTTCTCACAGAACTCCCAGAAAGCCCTGCTATCGAACTGCAGGCCATTGTCCGATATTAAAGATTCCGGCACGTCGAACCTTGTTATAATGTTCCTCCATACGAATCTCTTAACGTCGACGTCTCAGATGTTGGCTAGTGCCTGAGCTTCtgcccactttgtgaagtagtcTATTGCCACCAACACAAACCTTTGGTTGCCCGTTGCTCGGGGAAATGGTCCAACTATATCTAGCCCCTAGCGGGCGAATGGCCACGGGCTGTAAATTGGGTTCAAGTTCCCGGCCGGTTGGTAGATCATCGGCGCATGCACTTGACATTGTTCACATCTCTGAGCATACTCGGTAGCTGCCTTCCTCATCTGCGGCCACCAGAAACCCTGGGTCATTGCTCGGTGTGCCAGCGAGCGTCCCCCTACTTGGCTACCGCAGACTCTCTCGTGCAGTTCAGCTAACAGTTCTTTAGCCTGGCTAGGGCGAAGGCACTGCAGGTATGGCCCTTCGAATGATCTGCGATATAGCTTCCGATCGGCAGATAACCAGTACCGAGCGGAAGTTTGCCGTACTCTGGCTGCCTCTTTCTCATCTTTCGGGGCTCGATCCTATGAAAGGAAGTCGATGATTGGATCCATCCAGCACTTCTCGGCTTCAGTGACCTGTAGAATCAGTGCCCTGGCGGCAATACTTGACTCGGGCACCAACTCCACCCTGATCAGCCGAGGTACCTCGTCAGCTATTGATGATGCTAGAGTTGCCAAAGAATCGGCGTGTCGGTTCTGTCCCCGGGCTATCCGCTCGATCTTGACTGTCCCAAAGTTACCCATCATCTGCTTTGCTAACCGCAGATATTCTATCATCCGGGGATCCTTGGCCTCGAAGTTCCCTTGGACCTGACTTACTACGAGGAGGGAGTCCGAGTATACTTCCACCTCCTTTGCCCCCAGATCCATGACAACCCTTAGTCCCGCCGGCAGAGcctcgtattcggcctcattattagaagCCCTGAAGCCTAATCTGAATGAGTGTTCTAGCTTCAGAATTTTTGGGGTGATGACCACGATCCCTGCCCCCGCTTTAGCCGCATTAGATGCTCCGTCCACAAACACCTTCCATGGCTTGACTTCTACTACGCAGGTTATGTCCGTACCTCTCGGCGAGAACTCGGCAATAAAGTCCGCAAGTACCTGGCCCTTCACTGAGTTCCTCGGCTTGTATCTAATGTCGAAGGAGTCTAGCCGAGTCCCCCACTTGGCTATCCTTCCCATAAAGTCAGATCTCCTTAACAATGACTGGAGTGGGTACTCGATCAAGACGTGGACTGTGTGGGCCTGAAAATAGTGGGGTAATTTTCGGGTGGAATGCACGAGTGCCAGCACCAGTTTTTCTAGTGGTAAGTACTTGGTCTCAATGTCGACTAGCGTCTTGCTGATGTAATAAACTGGGAGTTGTGCCCCGTTATCCCTTAGTAGTACGGCGCTTGCTGCATGCTCAGATACTGAGAGGTACATGTACAAGTCTTCTCCTGGTTTTGGGGCTGACAACCTTGGTGCCTGCCCAAGGTAATCCTTTAGATCTTGGAAGGCTCTGTCACACTCCTCGCCCCActggaaccccttccacttcttcagAAGTTGGTAAAAATGCTCGCACCGATCAGCGAACTTGGAAATAAATCGGTTAAGAGTAGCCAGCATACCAGTCAGCTTTTGAACCTCTTTCGGATTGCCCGACAGTTTGAGATGTTTCATGGATTCAATTTGATTGGGCTGACTTCGATCCCCCGTTTAGTAATCAAATAACCTAGGATCCTGCCGGATCCAaccccaaatgcacacttatcGGCGTTGAGGCGCAGCCGGTGTCATCGGAGTATCTCGAACATTTCTTTCAGGTCGTCAATGTGCTGTCCTTCTTGCTTGCTCTTTATCACCATGTCGTCAATGTATACTTCCACGGTCCGTCCAACCTTATCcctaaacatcctcgtcatcattcgttgataagtggctCCCGCGTTCTTTAAACCGAACGGCATCACGGTGTAGTGATAGTTAGCATCGGGCGTTAAGAATGCCGTCTTCTCCTGGTCTTCGGCGGCTAGGGAAATTTGGTGATAGCCCTAGAAAGCATCGAGGAAACTCATTCTCGGGTGCCCGCACGTAGCGTCCACCAATTGGTCGATTTTCGGCATTGGAAACGGATCCTTCGGACATGCTCGGTTCAGATCggtaaaatcaacacaaactctccacttacCACTCTTCTTTTTCACGACCACCGTGTTTGCGAGCCATTCCGAAAAGAATGTTTCCTTTATGGCCCCCGCCTCTCTTAGCTTCCCAACTTCCTGTCTGACGGCTTCCACATGCTCCTTAGCAGACCTTCTCGGTCTCTGTTTCTTGAGGGGGCACAGAGGATCCACATTCAGCTTGTGAACTATGAACTCGGGGTCGACACCGGGCACTTCATATGgattccatgcaaacacatccacGTTTTGTATGAGGACAGTAGTAGCTGCACCCTTTCCCCATCATTCAAGCCTGCCCCTATCTGAAAACTCCTTTCACTTCCCGGTAAGATCTTTACGCTTACCAAATCCTCGGCAACGTTGGTCCCCTCCACTTGGGGATGCTGTAATTGCTATAGGGCGCCTTCTCGGTTGATTCcttatgttttgtttgtttgattgttaCGGCTACCAAACACTGTCTGGCCGCTTGCTGGTCACCCCTTATTACTGTAATCCCTTCATCAGTTCAAAACTTGACTTTTACGTGCAAGGTGGATAGCACAGCCCCCATGTCATGTATCCACGCCTTTTCGAATATTGCCGTGTATGGTGAGAAAGAGGCGATCACTATGAATATCACCATTACCTCCCTGCCTCCCATGATAACTGGGAGCAAAATCTGCCCTTCTGGAATCACCATATGCCCGTCGAATCCCATTAAAGGTGTATCATATTTGGACAAGTCCCCCTATTTCAGGCCGAGCCCCCTGTATAGGTCCGAGTACATTACATCTGCACCACTCCCTTGATCTATTATTATTCTCTTCACTATAAAACCCCTTATTCGGGCCATGACTGTTAAAGCATCATGGTGGGGCTGAGTAGTACCTTCCAGGTCGTCGTCGTTGAATGCGATGGGTTGTCTACTGTACCTCGACTTCTTACCCGGGGGTTGTTCGCTCGCGCTTCCTTCTGCTAACACCACGATCAACACCCCTTTTGCTGTGGGTGCTCTAACCGCCCTTGGTGCGGCGTGGATGACCTCTATCACTCCCAAAGGGAGTGGAAGAGGGTTTCGACGCAACCGATTAGCCTGTCCGGTCTCATGATTCCTTGTCTCCACCAGAAACTCTTTCAAATGCCCCGTCTTCACCAACTGTTCCAGGTGATCTTTTAACACCCTACACTGCTCTGTGGTGTGCCCTTTATCCCTGTGATAGGAGCAATACAAATTCTGTTTTCTCCTTGACGGGTTGCTGGCCATCCTGTTCGGCCACTTAAAATACGGCTCATTTTTTTATCCTATCAATGATGCGGTGTATAGGCTCCTTGAACATCGCGTTGACTCCCCCAACCGCCGAGCCGGCCTCTTGAATTCTCCAATCCTTCCTGTGTCTGGGGTTGAAGCCGTTGTTTCGAGGATAACTGATTATTGGCTCCTTCCCTTTGGACTGCAGTCGATCGTCTTCTAAGCACTTGTACTCTTCGATACGCCTCATCAACTGCCTCATATCCTCGAGAGGCTTTAGGGTCAAGGATTCTCTCAACCTGGATTCTTCAGGTAGGCCCATCCGAAAGGTGCTCGCCACGATCTTTTCATTACCCCCGTCAATCTCGTTGTACAACTCCCAGTACCGACTGACGTAGTTGCGAAGGGTCTCTCCAACCCCCAtcttcattgatagcaacgcGTCTACGGGCTGCGGCACCCGGGTGCAAGTCATGAACCATACTCCGAACTCCTGGATCAGTTTCGAAAAACTATGGATCGAACCCTTCTTCAacccgttgaaccacctcaaagcAGTGGGGCTAAGGCTCAAGGGGAAAACCGTACACATCAATGCATCATTATAGGAGTGTAAGGACATCATCTGAATATAGTGGCTTACATGTTCCACTGGGACTGTCTTCCCCGTGTAGGAATTGAACGGTGGGCGTGCAAATCAGCTCGGCATGGGCGCGCTCTCGATATCTCTAGAAAGCGGAGACCGGGCAGCTTGACGCAATGCTCAGCTCATGGTATCCATGGCTGCATTACGTGGTCGCTCTGCGTCGGGGGAAGTCGATTCACGGTCTGCATACTCCCGCGAACGGTCGTGGCGCCTACAAGACCCAGATTGATGAGATCTTGCCTCACAACGATTCC
It encodes:
- the LOC142625301 gene encoding uncharacterized protein LOC142625301, producing the protein MKHLKLSGNPKEVQKLTGMLATLNRFISKFADRCEHFYQLLKKWKGFQWGEECDRAFQDLKDYLGQAPRLSAPKPGEDLYMYLSVSEHAASAVLLRDNGAQLPVYYISKTLVDIETKYLPLEKLVLALVHSTRKLPHYFQAHTVHVLIEYPLQSLLRRSDFMGRIAKWGTRLDSFDIRYKPRNSVKGQVLADFIAEFSPRGTDITCVVEVKPWKVFVDGASNAAKAGAGIVVITPKILKLEHSFRLGFRASNNEAEYEALPAGLRVVMDLGAKEVEVYSDSLLVVSQVQGNFEAKDPRMIEYLRLAKQMMGNFGTVKIERIARGQNRHADSLATLASSIADEVPRLIRVELVPESSIAARALILQDRAPKDEKEAARVRQTSARYWLSADRKLYRRSFEGPYLQCLRPSQAKELLAELHERVCGSQVGGRSLAHRAMTQGFWWPQMRKAATEYAQRCEQCQVHAPMIYQPAGNLNPIYSPWPFAR
- the LOC142625302 gene encoding uncharacterized protein LOC142625302, translated to MSLHSYNDALMCTVFPLSLSPTALRWFNGLKKGSIHSFSKLIQEFGVWFMTCTRVPQPVDALLSMKMGVGETLRNYVSRYWELYNEIDGGNEKIVASTFRMGLPEESRLRESLTLKPLEDMRQLMRRIEEYKCLEDDRLQSKGKEPIISYPRNNGFNPRHRKDWRIQEAGSAVGGVNAMFKEPIHRIIDRIKK